Proteins from a genomic interval of Amycolatopsis sp. cg13:
- a CDS encoding ABC transporter ATP-binding protein: MYQSGQPSTDAVTLRSVTKFYGGNRARVVALDGISVSFARGTFTAVMGPSGSGKSTLLHCAAGLDQPDSGTVVLADQDLGRLDETQLTRMRRDHIGFIFQQFNLLPSLDVVDNVTLPLRLAGKRADPALVNRIIEQVGLGGRRGHRPGELSGGQQQRVAIARALVSRPHVTFADEPTGALDTTSASEILDLLRTAVRAERQTIVMVTHDPVAASYADRVLFLADGQFAGELHEPTVDEVARGLTALSSRASRLGRDGRNAVGTVR; encoded by the coding sequence GTCGTCGCACTCGACGGGATTTCGGTTTCGTTCGCCCGCGGGACTTTCACCGCGGTGATGGGACCGTCCGGTTCGGGCAAGAGCACGCTGCTGCACTGCGCGGCGGGGCTCGACCAGCCGGATTCGGGCACCGTCGTGCTCGCCGACCAGGACCTCGGCCGGCTCGACGAGACGCAGCTGACCCGGATGCGCCGCGACCACATCGGATTCATCTTCCAGCAGTTCAATCTGCTGCCGTCGCTGGACGTGGTCGACAACGTGACGCTGCCGCTGCGGCTGGCGGGCAAACGGGCCGATCCCGCGCTGGTGAACCGGATCATCGAGCAGGTCGGGCTCGGCGGACGGCGCGGGCACCGGCCCGGTGAATTGTCCGGTGGCCAACAGCAGCGCGTGGCGATCGCCCGCGCGCTGGTCAGCCGTCCGCACGTGACCTTCGCCGACGAGCCGACCGGTGCGCTGGACACGACGTCGGCGAGCGAGATCCTGGACCTGCTGCGCACCGCGGTGCGCGCCGAGCGGCAGACCATCGTGATGGTGACGCACGATCCGGTCGCCGCCTCCTACGCCGACCGGGTGCTGTTCTTGGCCGACGGCCAGTTCGCCGGCGAGTTGCACGAACCGACCGTGGACGAGGTCGCGCGCGGGCTGACCGCGTTGAGCTCGCGTGCGTCGCGGCTCGGCCGCGACGGCCGGAACGCCGTCGGGACGGTGCGCTGA